A single Chryseobacterium sp. DNA region contains:
- a CDS encoding NUDIX domain-containing protein, which yields MNDMDSKEQIIKRSIEAKEIYLPHISADPVIFGFDQNELKVLLAKMNYRKQWLLPGGYVQKDEDLDDAISRILESRTGLKNIFLEEFGVFGKKDRSEYYFEDFDDSLFQKQRFISVGYYALYKSSAISPVADEMSEICEWVYIKNLAEIELAMDHREIIEKALLTLREKISYKPIGYNLLPEKFTLQELQKLYEALLGKTLNRGNFYRKIKNLGILKKLEEQRRGGAHKSPDLYSFDRENYAKALENGLSNW from the coding sequence ATGAATGATATGGATTCCAAAGAGCAGATCATAAAGAGGTCTATAGAAGCAAAGGAAATTTACCTCCCTCATATTTCAGCAGATCCGGTTATTTTTGGTTTTGATCAGAATGAACTGAAGGTGCTGCTGGCAAAAATGAATTACAGAAAACAATGGCTTCTTCCCGGGGGCTACGTACAGAAAGATGAGGATTTAGATGATGCCATATCAAGAATTCTGGAATCCAGAACGGGTCTGAAGAATATTTTTCTTGAGGAATTTGGTGTTTTCGGAAAGAAAGACAGAAGTGAGTATTACTTTGAAGATTTTGATGATAGTCTTTTCCAGAAACAGCGTTTCATTTCAGTGGGATATTATGCTTTGTACAAGTCTTCAGCTATCAGCCCTGTTGCAGATGAAATGAGTGAAATATGCGAATGGGTGTATATAAAGAACCTTGCTGAAATTGAGCTGGCTATGGACCACCGGGAAATTATAGAGAAAGCATTGCTTACCCTTCGGGAAAAAATTTCATATAAACCTATCGGATACAATCTTCTTCCTGAAAAATTTACCCTTCAGGAACTGCAGAAACTGTATGAAGCTTTATTAGGCAAAACGCTCAACCGCGGGAATTTTTACAGAAAGATTAAAAACTTAGGAATATTAAAAAAACTGGAAGAACAAAGACGCGGGGGAGCTCATAAGTCACCCGACCTCTACTCTTTTGACCGGGAAAATTATGCAAAAGCTTTAGAAAATGGTTTAAGCAACTGGTAG
- a CDS encoding alpha/beta hydrolase produces the protein MQLTPKITQIVSHLEKIQSFNVQDSLDDTRKYLEVMTLQLSGKKESMTMIEELNIPKENHRIPIRIYRPNGKEIQKSSAIIYIHGGWFIAGGYETHDAVARKLANKTGSVIIFIDYRLAPEYPFPAGLHDCIDAAKWVMVHAESLGIDQNQIGIMGDSAGGALATAVSTQIGEHLKFQVLIYPATDNHLNSKSWETYENGPVLNKPGGIEAWKAYLPEDKANDPLAVPVLIKDFKATPSTLIILAEHDPLLDDGKQLAENMENAGISVKISFYQDMVHGFMHMGEVLDETQIAVDEMATFAQQHFETVIQK, from the coding sequence ATGCAGTTAACCCCAAAGATCACCCAGATTGTAAGCCACTTAGAAAAAATACAATCATTCAATGTGCAGGATTCCTTAGACGATACCCGTAAATATCTTGAAGTCATGACCCTTCAGCTTAGCGGAAAAAAAGAATCTATGACCATGATAGAAGAATTGAATATACCAAAGGAAAATCACCGGATTCCCATCAGGATTTACCGTCCCAATGGAAAGGAAATTCAGAAATCATCAGCTATTATTTATATTCATGGAGGATGGTTTATTGCTGGAGGATATGAAACCCATGATGCTGTAGCCCGAAAACTGGCTAATAAAACAGGATCAGTAATTATTTTTATTGACTATCGCCTTGCCCCGGAATATCCTTTCCCGGCAGGTTTACATGACTGTATTGATGCCGCAAAGTGGGTCATGGTGCATGCAGAATCTTTGGGAATTGACCAAAATCAAATCGGGATTATGGGGGACAGCGCAGGTGGGGCTCTTGCAACAGCTGTTTCTACACAAATAGGGGAGCATCTGAAATTCCAGGTGTTAATCTATCCGGCGACCGACAATCATCTCAATTCAAAATCATGGGAAACCTATGAAAACGGACCGGTCCTGAATAAACCGGGAGGCATTGAAGCCTGGAAAGCGTATCTTCCTGAAGATAAAGCCAATGACCCTCTTGCTGTTCCTGTTTTAATCAAAGATTTTAAAGCTACTCCTTCAACTTTAATCATCTTAGCGGAACACGATCCACTCCTCGATGATGGAAAGCAGCTGGCTGAAAATATGGAAAATGCAGGAATATCTGTTAAAATAAGCTTTTATCAAGATATGGTGCATGGATTTATGCATATGGGGGAAGTCTTGGATGAGACCCAAATTGCGGTAGATGAAATGGCCACTTTTGCTCAACAGCATTTTGAAACGGTAATCCAAAAGTAG
- a CDS encoding MFS transporter codes for MLYAASLLIGATSVIPQLFVPIAAELSSDKEKSSNIGLVMSGLLLGILLSRFVGGIVGEVWGWRAMFGIAAGLMILVWLAVYKMLPELQPNFKGSYKELMRSVAHLARTQPILQLASFRGAMAFGSMCALFTTLVFHMEKPPFNAGSSVVGSFGLAGAVGALAAAKVGKLQKYLDINRIILYSLLIVIGSWGFTYFAGETYWGLIIGVILVDLGVQSSHIMNQTNYFLIKSNAVNRLNTVYMVSYFIGGSLGTWLASIAWQKAQWSGVCFIGTLFGVLALIAHILFSQKVNKLD; via the coding sequence ATGCTGTATGCTGCCAGCTTATTAATCGGAGCTACGTCGGTCATTCCTCAGTTATTTGTTCCTATTGCAGCAGAACTTTCTTCGGATAAGGAAAAATCTTCCAATATTGGTCTTGTGATGTCCGGGCTTCTGCTTGGGATACTCCTTTCCCGCTTCGTAGGAGGGATTGTGGGAGAAGTTTGGGGCTGGAGAGCTATGTTTGGTATTGCAGCAGGGTTAATGATTTTAGTATGGCTGGCCGTTTATAAAATGCTTCCGGAACTGCAGCCAAATTTCAAAGGGAGCTATAAAGAGCTGATGCGTTCCGTAGCTCATCTTGCCAGAACACAGCCTATTCTCCAGCTTGCCTCATTCCGTGGAGCAATGGCTTTCGGCTCTATGTGCGCCCTGTTTACCACATTGGTCTTTCATATGGAAAAACCGCCTTTCAATGCAGGATCGTCTGTTGTGGGAAGTTTTGGACTGGCAGGTGCAGTAGGCGCCCTGGCGGCCGCGAAAGTAGGGAAATTACAGAAATACCTGGATATCAACCGGATCATATTATATTCATTACTGATCGTTATTGGAAGCTGGGGATTCACCTATTTTGCCGGAGAAACGTATTGGGGACTTATCATAGGCGTAATTCTTGTCGATCTTGGGGTGCAGTCCAGCCATATTATGAACCAGACCAATTATTTCCTGATAAAATCCAACGCTGTCAACAGATTAAATACGGTGTATATGGTTTCTTATTTCATCGGTGGATCATTAGGCACCTGGCTGGCTTCAATAGCCTGGCAAAAAGCACAATGGAGCGGCGTCTGCTTTATAGGGACATTATTTGGAGTACTGGCACTGATCGCTCATATCCTGTTTTCTCAAAAAGTAAATAAGCTTGATTGA
- a CDS encoding helix-turn-helix domain-containing protein: MGKIKENSTNNINRQYIHECDLTYAVCKIGGRWKLLILDKLKDGKLRFSELRKAILGITERMLTLQLRELEKEGLIKRTVHAEVPPRVDYELTDIARELIPIWNELSKWGGKHRELIQEQSISEE, encoded by the coding sequence ATGGGTAAGATCAAAGAAAATTCAACGAATAATATCAACAGACAATATATACATGAGTGTGATCTGACCTATGCCGTCTGTAAGATCGGAGGCAGATGGAAACTGCTGATTTTAGATAAGCTTAAAGATGGAAAGCTCCGTTTTAGTGAACTTAGAAAAGCTATTTTAGGAATAACAGAACGGATGCTCACCCTTCAGTTGAGAGAACTGGAAAAAGAAGGTTTGATAAAAAGAACGGTACATGCGGAAGTTCCTCCGCGTGTAGATTATGAACTCACAGACATTGCCAGAGAACTGATTCCCATCTGGAACGAGCTGAGTAAATGGGGTGGAAAACATAGAGAACTAATCCAGGAACAAAGTATATCTGAAGAATAG
- a CDS encoding MFS transporter, which produces MQESSSNGISRTVIWLMAIISGLVVANNYYNQPLLALISEDLHVSEAAASRISVLTQIGYALGLLLIVPLGDKFFRKKLILIDLFLVFGSLLWMTFCQSIMDAVCCQLINRSYVGHSSVICSYCSRTFFG; this is translated from the coding sequence ATGCAGGAGAGTTCTTCTAACGGCATTTCTAGAACAGTGATCTGGCTGATGGCCATTATTTCCGGGCTCGTAGTAGCCAATAATTATTATAATCAGCCTTTGCTGGCGCTTATTTCTGAAGATCTTCATGTTTCCGAAGCTGCGGCCAGCAGAATTTCTGTGCTCACCCAGATCGGTTATGCATTGGGATTATTGCTGATTGTACCGCTTGGAGACAAATTTTTCCGGAAAAAACTGATTTTAATAGACCTTTTTCTTGTTTTTGGATCTTTATTGTGGATGACTTTTTGCCAATCAATTATGGATGCTGTATGCTGCCAGCTTATTAATCGGAGCTACGTCGGTCATTCCTCAGTTATTTGTTCCTATTGCAGCAGAACTTTCTTCGGATAA